From Candidatus Delongbacteria bacterium, a single genomic window includes:
- a CDS encoding GntR family transcriptional regulator: MTNTTFMLTVKTSSTEPIYLQLYNQFIRLISSGSLKAGESLPSVRNLATHLSVNPMTISKCYSMLEKDGFVDRQRGIGMTVCELKNRDENIAEMIIPEIDDLITHSIELGLNKDEFLSLIHKRYNEEK; encoded by the coding sequence ATGACAAATACGACATTCATGCTAACAGTAAAAACAAGTTCAACTGAACCAATTTACTTACAGCTTTACAACCAGTTTATCAGGTTAATAAGCAGTGGATCACTAAAAGCTGGAGAATCTCTTCCTTCTGTAAGAAATCTCGCCACTCATTTATCCGTAAATCCTATGACTATCTCAAAATGCTATAGCATGCTTGAAAAAGATGGATTTGTAGATAGACAAAGAGGAATCGGTATGACTGTTTGTGAGTTGAAGAATAGAGATGAAAATATAGCTGAGATGATAATTCCAGAAATCGATGATTTGATAACACATTCTATCGAGCTTGGTCTTAATAAAGATGAATTTTTAAGTTTAATCCACAAAAGATACAATGAGGAGAAATAA
- a CDS encoding flagellin, translated as MSTRINHNLLSMGAQRSLHKSQLSMDTAVARLSSGLRINYSWDDPAGIAVSEKFRAQISGMVEAERNANYDINLLATAEGALSVIDEKLIRMRALAVQASNGALTDKDREFLDVEYQQLKSEITRIAKVTNYNDIYLIDGSLSSTSNGNSSKSDYESRALKFHIGANNNPSEDYYYVNIAGATAEHLGLNDSDILDTANSQNAIDLIDSAISSKDTSRAFIGAVVNRLQSTIQELQVSHENAQSSESQIRDADIAQEMANFTRAQILFNSGISMLSQANQLPQMVAQLIG; from the coding sequence ATGAGTACCAGAATTAACCACAATCTGCTTTCAATGGGAGCTCAAAGATCACTGCATAAATCTCAATTAAGCATGGACACAGCGGTCGCAAGGCTTTCATCAGGGCTAAGAATAAATTATTCATGGGATGATCCGGCAGGTATTGCAGTTTCAGAAAAATTCAGGGCACAAATTTCCGGTATGGTTGAAGCAGAAAGGAATGCTAACTATGATATCAATCTATTAGCAACTGCTGAAGGAGCACTTTCTGTGATTGATGAAAAACTTATAAGAATGAGAGCTTTGGCTGTACAGGCTTCAAATGGTGCTTTGACTGATAAAGACAGGGAATTTCTTGATGTTGAATATCAACAATTAAAATCTGAGATTACAAGAATAGCCAAAGTTACGAACTATAACGATATCTACTTAATCGACGGTTCGCTTTCATCCACATCAAATGGTAATTCTTCAAAATCTGATTACGAAAGTAGAGCGTTGAAATTCCATATTGGAGCAAATAATAATCCATCTGAGGATTACTATTATGTAAATATAGCTGGAGCTACAGCTGAACATCTAGGTTTAAATGATTCCGATATTTTGGATACTGCCAATTCTCAAAATGCTATAGACTTAATTGACAGTGCTATTTCATCGAAAGATACTTCAAGAGCTTTTATCGGTGCTGTAGTGAATAGACTTCAAAGTACTATTCAAGAACTTCAAGTTTCCCATGAAAATGCTCAATCTTCTGAAAGTCAGATCCGTGATGCAGATATTGCCCAGGAAATGGCAAATTTTACCCGTGCACAAATATTGTTTAATTCAGGTATAAGCATGTTGTCACAGGCAAATCAATTACCACAAATGGTAGCCCAACTAATTGGATAA
- a CDS encoding flagellin, which yields MSTRINHNILSMTAQRNVGMAQRSLDTSVNRLSSGLRINNSWDDAAGLAVSEKFRAQISGMVEAERNANYNINLLATAEGSLQVIDEKLVRMRALAVEASNGALTSKDREFIDVEFQQLKSEITRIAQVTNYNTQRLLDGGVSGSTSASMGGNKISTEHDGQSIKFHIGANNVAGEDYYYVNIAGATSEALGLSDASVTNTANAQNAIDLIDSAINSKDTTRAFIGAVVERLQNNILQLQISHENAQSSESQIRDADIAAEMTEFTRAQILFNSGISMLSQANNLPNMVSQLIG from the coding sequence ATGAGTACAAGAATCAACCACAACATTCTGTCTATGACGGCACAAAGGAATGTTGGAATGGCTCAGAGATCTCTTGACACTTCGGTAAACCGATTGTCTTCTGGACTGAGAATTAACAATTCTTGGGATGATGCAGCTGGATTAGCTGTGTCTGAGAAATTCAGAGCACAGATTTCGGGAATGGTCGAAGCTGAAAGAAATGCTAATTATAACATTAATCTTTTAGCTACCGCCGAAGGATCGCTTCAGGTCATAGACGAGAAGCTCGTCAGGATGAGAGCTCTGGCTGTCGAAGCATCTAATGGTGCATTGACATCTAAGGACAGAGAATTCATTGACGTTGAGTTCCAGCAACTCAAGTCAGAGATTACTAGGATTGCACAGGTAACCAACTACAACACCCAGAGACTTTTGGATGGTGGCGTTTCAGGTAGCACTTCTGCCTCTATGGGCGGGAACAAAATATCTACCGAACACGACGGACAATCCATTAAGTTCCATATCGGTGCTAACAATGTAGCTGGTGAGGATTACTACTATGTAAATATAGCTGGTGCTACCTCAGAAGCCTTAGGTTTATCGGACGCTAGTGTTACCAACACTGCAAATGCTCAAAATGCGATAGATCTGATTGACAGTGCGATCAACTCAAAAGACACAACCCGTGCGTTTATCGGGGCGGTAGTTGAGAGACTGCAGAATAATATTCTACAGCTTCAAATATCTCACGAGAATGCACAATCATCTGAGAGCCAGATCAGAGATGCAGACATTGCTGCTGAGATGACAGAATTTACCAGAGCCCAAATTCTGTTCAATTCCGGCATAAGTATGCTCTCGCAGGCTAACAACCTGCCGAACATGGTATCTCAGCTGATCGGTTAA
- a CDS encoding tetratricopeptide repeat protein, whose product MRIVVIVLLLLVSLKSQSIKEAYESFENKDYIHTLEIIETLDKAEKSKSEIIKLKIDSYINLGKRNEANKLYYELFQTEKPAIEFLLKRAVYFSGKDDLLMIQAYNEILEQEPLNFDVNSYLATFYENKKDFQNAIIHYSNLYESEKEIKYLSKRALLYFFQKDYASSISDYSALIDLSPKSYQLFLNRGLSYKYLGKLNQALDDYEKAGYLNSEDARVYYYKASVLTDLNKIDEAIKNYGLTLKLDKSFYNAYYNRGKLLLQQKQLEGAVNDFRNYLTYGEDKIKDKKEIEDLISKLGF is encoded by the coding sequence ATGAGAATAGTTGTAATCGTATTGTTATTGTTGGTTTCTTTGAAAAGTCAAAGTATAAAAGAAGCTTATGAGTCTTTTGAGAATAAAGATTATATCCATACACTTGAAATAATTGAGACACTTGATAAAGCAGAAAAATCAAAATCAGAAATAATAAAGTTGAAAATAGATTCATACATAAATTTAGGCAAAAGGAACGAGGCGAATAAACTTTATTATGAACTATTTCAAACAGAGAAACCCGCGATTGAATTTTTATTAAAAAGAGCTGTCTATTTTTCTGGTAAAGACGATTTATTGATGATACAGGCATACAATGAGATTTTGGAACAAGAACCTCTTAATTTTGATGTTAATTCCTATCTGGCTACATTTTATGAGAATAAGAAAGATTTTCAAAATGCTATAATTCATTACAGCAATTTATATGAAAGTGAAAAGGAAATTAAATATTTATCAAAAAGAGCACTTCTATACTTCTTCCAAAAAGATTATGCTTCTTCAATATCAGATTATTCTGCATTAATAGATCTATCACCAAAATCGTATCAACTATTTTTAAATAGAGGATTATCATACAAATATCTAGGTAAGCTAAATCAAGCACTGGATGATTATGAGAAGGCTGGGTATTTGAATTCAGAAGATGCAAGGGTTTATTATTACAAAGCTTCAGTACTTACAGATTTGAATAAGATTGATGAAGCGATAAAAAATTATGGCTTAACTCTTAAGCTGGATAAATCATTCTATAATGCCTATTATAATAGAGGAAAGTTACTTTTACAACAAAAACAGCTCGAGGGAGCTGTTAATGATTTCAGAAACTATCTGACTTATGGGGAAGATAAAATAAAAGATAAGAAAGAGATAGAAGATTTGATTTCTAAATTAGGATTCTAA
- a CDS encoding amino acid ABC transporter substrate-binding protein translates to MQNKILILIVIIIQVYAFDKENVRDTLKIGVVEENEPFYISSSDGFETEIGINLAKYLNMAYSFVTIDEFEDRVSYILKGDVDIIISTFTITKDRLKLLDFSIPYYYTKPAILVRSNSDINSIADISEKVCTVVKGTVSEKTANVFLPNSKVLSKKNRNLCLMLLDLGIAEAYIEDCAIIESLSNFKTDKYKIIKIDNIEYQYGIAIKQNSNGLLDKINDFIYQASFSPDSLGNSELVKLCKKYDLSPSVNEVTSSLSRIEIESKIKELKSDIDFLNKMLK, encoded by the coding sequence ATGCAGAATAAAATATTGATATTAATTGTAATAATTATACAAGTGTACGCATTTGATAAGGAGAATGTAAGGGATACTCTAAAAATTGGAGTTGTTGAGGAAAATGAACCTTTTTATATCTCTTCATCTGATGGTTTTGAGACGGAGATTGGTATAAATCTCGCAAAATATCTTAATATGGCTTATTCTTTTGTAACTATAGATGAATTTGAGGATAGAGTCTCTTATATTTTGAAAGGGGATGTTGACATAATAATCTCAACCTTTACAATAACTAAGGATCGGCTAAAGTTACTTGACTTTTCTATTCCGTATTATTATACAAAGCCAGCAATCTTGGTTAGGTCGAACAGTGATATAAATAGTATTGCTGATATTTCAGAAAAAGTGTGTACCGTAGTTAAAGGAACTGTTTCAGAGAAAACAGCAAACGTTTTTCTGCCAAATTCTAAAGTTTTAAGCAAAAAAAATCGAAATTTATGTTTAATGCTTCTTGATTTAGGAATAGCAGAAGCATATATCGAAGATTGTGCCATTATTGAATCCTTATCAAACTTCAAAACAGACAAATATAAAATCATTAAGATAGACAATATTGAGTATCAATATGGTATTGCGATAAAGCAAAATTCCAATGGTCTCTTGGATAAGATTAATGATTTTATTTACCAAGCTTCATTTTCACCCGATAGCCTGGGTAATAGTGAGCTTGTAAAATTATGTAAGAAATACGATTTAAGTCCCAGTGTCAATGAAGTAACCTCAAGCTTAAGTAGAATAGAAATTGAATCTAAAATTAAGGAATTGAAATCTGACATAGATTTTTTAAATAAAATGTTAAAATAA
- a CDS encoding patatin-like phospholipase family protein, with protein sequence MYRWLFLILFLVQLSFATKTPKIGLVLSGGGAKGLAHIGVIKAIEESGLKIDYIAGTSMGGIISALYSIGYNANQLDSIARNTKWFDILKDELPRYSKSIDDRDDDVRYFVSLPIEGTTVSLPKGLISGHLLVNYLSELTIPYHNVSNFDDFPIPLRIVSTDIATGKEVVFKHGFLPQILRSTMSIPSAFNPVSIEDKLLVDGGVADNLPVEIAIDMGADIIIAVDVGAPLYSKDELNTMLRIMEQSVSLYGANKVKESRLKADILIEPNIDGYNSTSFSDADSILATGYKEGERYISIFKKLAKIQNSNNEDNDELINCDEEYKISKISYTGLDGVSRQLILSKLQIDPNDILSISEIKEAINRVYASGFFESVYYKLIENDDSYTLNIIVEEKENNAIKAGFHYDSEYEASGLFNLTIRNQLMKGSELKLDLKLSEDFGIRTSYFVQSDFSLVKLGVGLIAEYIDQDIDIYLNPADDEADISDIYLTANYQKFTNETKFMTIFMNSFQLGTGFRYQRIDYNHKNFILSSEENIRLSNSENIYSGFFNIEYDNLDRTVFARNGMKFSTEISYNKFDVERELFEGNLLNGNYLQSWLKMERRRNFLEVLTFVEKFNIGSIFWDLPPEDKLFYIGGNYSTPLNTFSLSGYKTSEFSAMSFISYMIGVEYEFYRNFFVSTNFNVVKLSDKDIINTEFEISEEEFESLYFGYSLNLSFNSLIGPITTMIEYSERRSFLFGLNIGYSFYR encoded by the coding sequence ATGTACAGGTGGCTTTTTCTGATTCTTTTTTTAGTGCAACTTTCTTTTGCTACAAAAACTCCTAAAATCGGACTTGTTTTAAGCGGAGGAGGGGCTAAAGGTCTTGCACATATCGGAGTAATAAAAGCGATTGAAGAATCAGGGCTAAAGATTGATTATATTGCTGGAACAAGCATGGGTGGAATAATTTCAGCTTTGTATTCTATTGGCTATAATGCCAATCAATTAGACTCAATCGCGAGGAATACGAAATGGTTTGATATTTTGAAAGATGAATTGCCAAGGTATTCAAAATCTATTGATGATCGTGATGATGATGTAAGATATTTTGTCAGTTTACCAATTGAAGGAACCACTGTTTCGTTACCAAAAGGTTTGATTTCTGGACACTTACTGGTTAATTATCTTTCAGAATTAACAATTCCTTATCATAATGTCAGCAATTTTGATGATTTTCCAATTCCTCTCCGAATTGTTTCTACTGACATTGCCACTGGAAAGGAAGTTGTATTCAAGCATGGTTTCTTACCTCAAATTCTAAGATCCACGATGTCAATTCCTTCCGCTTTTAACCCCGTTTCAATAGAAGATAAATTACTTGTTGATGGCGGTGTTGCAGATAATCTTCCAGTGGAAATTGCAATAGATATGGGAGCTGATATTATTATTGCTGTAGATGTTGGTGCTCCACTTTATTCAAAAGATGAGTTAAATACGATGCTTCGAATAATGGAGCAATCCGTTTCTCTATATGGAGCAAATAAAGTCAAAGAATCACGTTTAAAAGCAGATATATTGATCGAGCCAAATATTGATGGCTATAATTCAACAAGTTTTTCTGATGCAGATAGTATTTTGGCAACTGGATATAAAGAAGGGGAGAGGTATATATCCATTTTTAAAAAATTGGCAAAAATTCAAAACTCAAATAATGAAGATAATGATGAATTGATAAATTGTGATGAAGAATATAAGATTAGCAAAATTAGTTATACAGGATTAGATGGAGTCAGCAGACAGTTAATATTAAGTAAATTACAAATTGATCCAAATGATATATTATCAATTTCAGAAATTAAGGAAGCTATCAACAGAGTATACGCCAGTGGTTTTTTTGAGAGTGTTTATTATAAGCTTATAGAAAATGATGATAGTTATACTTTAAATATTATTGTTGAAGAGAAAGAAAATAATGCAATTAAGGCTGGCTTTCATTACGACTCTGAATATGAAGCTTCTGGTTTATTTAATCTAACAATAAGAAATCAATTGATGAAAGGTTCAGAGCTTAAACTAGATTTAAAATTATCAGAAGATTTCGGAATAAGAACATCATATTTTGTTCAAAGTGATTTCAGTCTTGTAAAATTGGGCGTCGGATTGATAGCTGAGTATATAGACCAAGATATTGATATTTATCTGAATCCTGCTGATGATGAAGCTGACATTTCTGATATTTATTTGACTGCGAACTACCAGAAATTCACAAATGAAACAAAGTTTATGACAATTTTTATGAACTCTTTTCAATTGGGGACTGGTTTTAGATATCAGAGAATTGATTATAATCATAAGAATTTTATACTCAGTTCGGAAGAAAATATTAGACTAAGTAATAGTGAAAATATTTATTCAGGTTTTTTTAATATAGAATATGATAATTTGGATCGAACTGTTTTTGCCAGGAATGGAATGAAATTTTCAACAGAAATATCTTATAATAAATTTGATGTGGAAAGAGAGCTTTTTGAGGGGAATCTTCTAAATGGTAATTATTTACAAAGTTGGTTGAAAATGGAAAGAAGAAGGAATTTTCTAGAAGTACTTACTTTCGTTGAGAAATTCAATATTGGGTCAATATTTTGGGATTTACCTCCAGAAGATAAGTTATTTTATATCGGAGGAAATTATTCAACCCCATTAAATACTTTTTCTCTTTCTGGTTACAAAACTTCAGAATTTTCAGCAATGAGTTTCATCTCTTATATGATTGGAGTTGAGTATGAATTTTATCGAAACTTCTTTGTGTCTACTAATTTTAATGTTGTGAAATTGTCAGACAAAGACATAATTAACACGGAGTTTGAGATAAGTGAGGAAGAGTTTGAGAGTTTATACTTTGGTTATTCTTTAAATCTGAGTTTCAATTCATTGATTGGACCTATTACTACGATGATAGAATACAGTGAGAGAAGAAGCTTCCTTTTTGGCTTAAATATTGGTTATTCATTCTATAGGTAA
- a CDS encoding DMT family transporter, with the protein MLILFLISFLWGSSFIFGKLLLDNFSPEMIVTARFFIALVLFTAFYSKKIKLSKTLFRRGSIIGLINGLTLIVQFLGLKYTTPSNSAFLSATYVLYVPLLEYFFWKRKIKRSIISSVLISVLGVYFLSFTDLASFSMNRGDLITLICGFLFAFQIFFIGHYTRKENVYGLVFMQFSMSFFASFIVLIGKFIFTNETLPEVSLIFDSEIIFNIMWLGIMCTLLPFALQFIAQKKVDPTVAGIVYLTEPVFAMILSFFIIGETFSTQKIIGILLILFGVVLANNLKLRGIRSGIRDLLKKLD; encoded by the coding sequence ATGTTAATATTGTTCTTGATAAGCTTTTTGTGGGGAAGTTCGTTTATTTTTGGTAAGTTATTACTTGATAATTTTTCTCCTGAAATGATAGTAACTGCTAGGTTTTTCATAGCTTTGGTTCTTTTTACAGCTTTTTACAGTAAAAAGATAAAACTTAGCAAAACGCTATTTAGAAGGGGCTCAATCATCGGGTTAATAAATGGACTAACGTTAATTGTTCAGTTTTTAGGTTTAAAATATACAACTCCTTCAAATTCAGCATTTTTGAGTGCGACATATGTATTGTATGTACCATTACTTGAATATTTTTTTTGGAAAAGAAAAATTAAAAGGAGTATAATAAGTTCAGTCCTTATTTCTGTATTAGGAGTATATTTTCTTTCATTTACTGATTTAGCAAGTTTTTCAATGAACAGAGGGGATTTAATTACGTTGATTTGTGGTTTTTTATTTGCCTTTCAGATATTTTTCATAGGTCATTATACAAGAAAGGAGAATGTATATGGGCTTGTGTTTATGCAATTCTCCATGAGCTTTTTTGCGAGTTTCATCGTTTTAATTGGAAAGTTTATTTTCACCAACGAAACACTACCGGAGGTCTCTTTAATATTTGACTCTGAAATTATTTTTAATATTATGTGGCTCGGAATAATGTGCACACTGCTTCCATTCGCTTTACAATTTATAGCTCAAAAGAAAGTAGATCCAACTGTTGCCGGGATTGTGTATCTAACAGAACCAGTTTTTGCAATGATTCTTTCGTTTTTCATAATCGGTGAGACTTTTTCAACACAGAAAATTATTGGGATTCTTCTAATTCTTTTTGGAGTTGTTCTGGCAAATAATTTGAAGTTAAGGGGAATCAGATCCGGAATAAGAGATCTGTTGAAAAAACTTGATTAA
- a CDS encoding T9SS type A sorting domain-containing protein — MYKLILFHYIQLKSIITERNGMKYLVMIMLVLVVVSAYSQSFFDSSVSGFETTDLLNDYYISGFDVSDDFIWAVASNKLVKYNRSNSDITEFDLPEDYFGSGVFGSFVFIDDNKIILGFTSTGNTDDRIYEYDVASNLYQLVCQFTGNFDCEKYGDEYFISGLNGESGNSIWLLDPNGNHDKIIETGGFSCGLAVDSSGNIYYAGELSLYKFSREQIVSAFGESFLSLGDGEILSSLEESAYDVETDDSNNVFFNGNGTYSYTAIWNGNIGTDINYDYIGLGCGEMGDWFGYVKANGSYNSSISIFQADAYYFGLAEAKKIVQDVYPQAPALSIIHKNAVLNFDPSSNIFTGVSSDLNASEPENWISNSTVTLSDTGLIKVFAKSEISDKIFTNIYDVREAYAPQAGMDGSTAVYKNDSEILSWATSVHSVNYGANVDPQWQTPEKALGQAEGTSMEIVCLGEGGNIVLEFEPSIVNGDGFDFCVFENGFAATYLELAKIAVSSDGENFVEFDCSYIGDEVPLAESIGQIAGKYMQGYGTPFDLEVLKNKPEVTSGSINLQNIKYVKVIDIVGDGNTTDSFGNIIYDPYPGSGAAGFDLDAIGVMNNETVSSGDEPLMDFNLVKNYPNPFNPETTLEFFSASSRGDFKVEIFNTQGQNIRTYENNKLVKGINRLKLNLNNCNSGIYYYRVSYNGGSLTSSMLLLK, encoded by the coding sequence ATGTACAAATTAATTTTGTTTCATTATATCCAGTTGAAGAGCATAATTACAGAGAGGAATGGTATGAAGTATCTTGTAATGATTATGCTTGTGCTTGTGGTTGTCTCGGCATATTCACAATCTTTTTTCGATTCATCAGTTAGTGGATTTGAAACAACAGATCTACTCAACGATTACTACATCAGTGGTTTTGATGTTTCAGACGATTTTATCTGGGCTGTAGCAAGCAACAAACTAGTTAAATATAATAGATCGAATAGCGACATTACCGAGTTTGATCTACCAGAAGACTATTTTGGTTCTGGAGTATTTGGTAGTTTTGTATTTATTGATGATAATAAAATTATATTAGGATTTACTTCTACAGGAAACACTGATGACAGAATTTATGAGTATGATGTAGCATCAAACCTCTACCAATTAGTTTGTCAGTTTACTGGTAATTTTGATTGTGAAAAATATGGTGATGAATATTTCATTTCAGGTTTAAATGGAGAATCTGGTAATTCTATTTGGCTTTTAGATCCTAATGGCAATCATGACAAGATTATCGAAACTGGTGGGTTTTCATGCGGTCTGGCAGTCGATTCTTCTGGTAATATCTATTATGCAGGAGAATTATCTCTTTATAAATTTTCTAGAGAGCAAATAGTTTCAGCTTTTGGAGAATCCTTCTTATCATTAGGAGATGGTGAAATATTATCTTCACTGGAAGAATCTGCCTACGATGTAGAAACTGATGATTCTAACAATGTATTTTTTAACGGAAATGGAACATATTCATATACAGCTATTTGGAATGGAAATATCGGAACTGATATAAATTACGATTATATTGGTTTGGGTTGTGGAGAAATGGGTGATTGGTTTGGATATGTGAAAGCTAATGGTTCATACAATAGTTCAATCTCTATTTTTCAAGCTGATGCTTACTACTTCGGCTTAGCAGAAGCAAAAAAAATTGTTCAAGATGTATATCCACAAGCTCCAGCACTTTCTATCATTCATAAAAATGCTGTTTTAAATTTTGATCCATCTTCTAATATTTTTACAGGTGTTTCATCTGATTTAAATGCGTCTGAACCAGAAAATTGGATAAGCAATTCAACTGTTACTCTCAGTGATACTGGATTAATAAAAGTTTTTGCAAAATCTGAAATTAGCGACAAAATTTTCACAAATATTTATGATGTAAGAGAAGCTTATGCCCCGCAAGCAGGTATGGACGGTTCCACAGCAGTTTATAAAAACGATTCAGAAATTCTAAGCTGGGCGACTTCTGTTCATTCTGTAAATTACGGAGCTAATGTAGATCCTCAGTGGCAAACACCAGAAAAGGCTTTAGGACAAGCAGAAGGGACATCAATGGAAATTGTTTGTCTTGGCGAGGGTGGAAATATTGTTCTAGAATTTGAACCATCCATAGTAAATGGTGATGGATTTGATTTTTGTGTTTTTGAAAATGGTTTTGCTGCAACATATCTTGAACTTGCAAAAATTGCAGTAAGTAGTGATGGTGAAAATTTTGTTGAATTCGACTGTTCATATATCGGTGATGAAGTACCGCTTGCAGAAAGTATAGGACAAATTGCAGGTAAATATATGCAAGGTTATGGAACTCCATTTGATCTTGAGGTTCTAAAAAACAAGCCTGAAGTAACTAGTGGATCAATAAATTTACAGAATATTAAATATGTCAAAGTCATCGATATTGTTGGTGATGGTAATACAACAGACAGTTTTGGAAATATTATATATGATCCATATCCAGGAAGTGGTGCTGCTGGTTTTGATCTTGATGCAATTGGAGTTATGAATAATGAGACGGTTTCGTCTGGAGATGAACCACTGATGGATTTCAACTTAGTAAAAAATTATCCAAATCCTTTTAATCCTGAAACTACTTTAGAATTTTTCTCAGCCTCATCAAGAGGTGATTTTAAAGTTGAAATATTTAATACTCAGGGACAAAATATTAGAACTTACGAAAATAATAAGCTTGTAAAAGGTATAAACAGATTGAAATTGAATCTGAATAATTGTAATAGCGGCATCTATTACTATAGAGTATCATATAATGGAGGTTCCCTCACCTCTTCAATGTTGCTCTTAAAATAG
- a CDS encoding DEAD/DEAH box helicase: MSFEKLGLKPEILNAVTAQGYSEATPIQMQAIPEILKGKDVLAGAQTGTGKTAAFALPILNILSDTPNSGRAPRALILTPTRELAAQIYDCIEHYSRYLTIKCAVIFGGVSLRPQIEQLKTGIDILVATPGRLIDHVMKRTLNLSKVEIFVLDEADRMLDMGFIHDIRKIIPMLPAKRQNLLFSATYTKEIKVLADKILTRPVSIEVDTENSAVDKIDQIIHPVERAEKKDLLAHLITSEEWKQVLVFTRTKHGANRLATQLNSKKINAVAIHGNKSQSARTEALSGFKGGKITVLVATDIAARGIDISLLPHVVNYDLPEIAENYIHRIGRTGRAGANGKAVSLVCPEDHKELKQIQKLLGCSIDVQKIAGFDADLSLIPDKPKREYTFNRNREREAAESMIKGEAPKDNFAVKPAKKRENFNFSSKEDRFAEKRDDQPRGRGRFVKDSEKTGDQPKNQGRFSKDRRVSPSQKEEIPKIRVFDSNDIKGEVEKRKPTSNRSSSSSKPKSSNSRYGGSKKTNDGNKKRTYSRTRS, translated from the coding sequence ATGTCTTTTGAAAAACTAGGGCTTAAGCCTGAAATATTAAATGCAGTAACAGCTCAAGGGTATTCTGAAGCGACACCAATTCAAATGCAAGCCATACCTGAGATTTTAAAGGGTAAGGATGTTTTGGCTGGAGCACAAACCGGTACAGGTAAAACAGCAGCTTTTGCTCTTCCAATCCTCAATATATTGAGTGATACTCCAAATTCTGGTAGAGCCCCAAGAGCATTGATTTTAACACCAACTAGAGAGTTAGCCGCACAAATCTATGATTGTATTGAGCATTATAGCCGCTATTTAACAATTAAATGTGCAGTTATTTTTGGTGGAGTAAGCCTTAGACCACAGATAGAGCAGTTGAAGACTGGTATAGATATCTTAGTTGCTACACCAGGAAGATTGATCGATCATGTGATGAAGAGAACTCTCAATCTTTCAAAAGTTGAGATCTTTGTTTTAGATGAAGCAGATAGAATGCTGGATATGGGATTTATACATGATATCAGAAAAATTATTCCAATGCTTCCAGCTAAAAGACAAAATCTTCTTTTCTCTGCTACATATACTAAAGAGATAAAAGTTTTAGCTGATAAGATTTTGACTAGACCTGTGTCAATTGAGGTTGATACAGAAAATAGTGCTGTTGATAAAATTGATCAGATAATACATCCTGTTGAGAGAGCAGAAAAGAAAGATTTGTTGGCTCATCTTATTACTAGTGAAGAGTGGAAACAGGTTTTAGTTTTTACAAGAACAAAACATGGTGCAAATAGATTAGCTACTCAGCTCAATAGTAAAAAAATTAATGCTGTTGCTATTCATGGCAATAAGAGTCAAAGTGCTCGTACTGAAGCTCTTTCTGGTTTCAAAGGTGGAAAAATCACTGTTTTAGTTGCAACAGATATAGCTGCTAGAGGTATTGATATTTCACTACTTCCACATGTTGTAAATTATGATCTTCCAGAAATTGCTGAAAACTATATTCATAGAATTGGTAGAACTGGTAGAGCTGGAGCAAATGGTAAAGCTGTTTCTTTAGTTTGTCCTGAAGATCACAAAGAGCTAAAGCAAATTCAGAAATTGCTAGGTTGTTCTATTGATGTTCAGAAAATTGCTGGATTTGATGCTGATCTGAGTTTAATTCCTGATAAACCTAAAAGAGAGTATACTTTTAACAGGAATAGAGAAAGAGAAGCTGCTGAAAGTATGATAAAAGGAGAAGCTCCGAAAGATAATTTTGCAGTTAAACCAGCTAAAAAGAGGGAAAATTTCAACTTTTCATCAAAGGAAGATAGATTTGCTGAAAAGAGAGATGATCAACCTAGAGGTCGAGGTCGATTTGTTAAGGATAGTGAGAAAACTGGTGATCAACCTAAAAACCAAGGAAGATTTTCAAAGGATAGAAGAGTTTCTCCATCTCAAAAAGAGGAGATACCTAAAATAAGAGTTTTTGATTCAAATGATATAAAGGGTGAAGTTGAAAAGAGAAAACCAACTTCAAATAGAAGCAGT